The following coding sequences are from one uncultured Desulfobacter sp. window:
- a CDS encoding response regulator has translation MKKILYVDADSNGHEHIQFLLSGYTILNAFSIQEAATILSQEYGVIIVLDLETLDSDKIEAVKRLKSKYPVPPMIVCLNTDDTEDIFELYLIGIDDLILKPFQKEVLVESIEHLFTKVQRFKKVMAELL, from the coding sequence ATGAAAAAGATTCTCTATGTAGATGCTGATTCCAATGGGCATGAGCACATTCAATTTCTGCTTTCCGGTTATACGATCCTTAATGCGTTTTCAATCCAAGAGGCGGCAACAATTCTCAGTCAGGAATACGGGGTCATCATTGTACTGGATTTGGAAACGCTTGATTCAGACAAGATCGAGGCGGTTAAACGCTTAAAATCAAAATATCCGGTTCCGCCCATGATTGTTTGTTTAAATACAGACGATACGGAAGATATTTTTGAACTCTATCTTATTGGTATTGATGACCTCATTCTTAAGCCGTTTCAAAAAGAGGTGCTGGTTGAAAGCATTGAGCATCTTTTTACCAAAGTTCAGAGGTTTAAAAAAGTAATGGCCGAGCTTTTATGA